The Blastomonas sp. SL216 DNA window CATCGAACAACTGGTAGCTTGCCGGGTTGGCAGCGGCAATGCGGCGGGTGGTCGCATCGATGATCAGCACCGGATCGGCGATCATGTCGAACAGCAGGCGAAAGCGTGCCTCGGTCTGGCGCAGCTTCAGGTAATCGCGTTCCAGCGATTGCTGGGTCTGCAACAGGCGCTGCTGCAGGCTGGCCCAGGCGCGCACATCGCGGCCAATCGCCATGCGCGGCTTGCCTTCGCCCAGATCGACCAGACGGTAATGGATCGGCAGATTGCCATCGGGACCGGGATGGTTGACCTGGCGCCAGCGCCCCGGCGTTTCCGAAGACGGGGAGGACAGCATCTCGCTGATCTTGGGACGGCTGTCGAGCGCAACCGTATCCTCCCAGCGCCGGCCTATCCAGCCGCTGAGGTCAGGCATGTCATCCGCACTCACGGAAACATCGCTGATGACGCCATTTTCGTCGAGCGCCAGGGCGATATCGCCTGCGGCTAGCACCAATGCGAGTGCTGCGCCGATTTCAAGAGTACCGACAACGCCTTTGAGGTCGCGAAAAGGCATAGCAACAGCTGAAGGCTCGTCCTTGTTCATGCCGCGCCGGGTGCGGTCTTCAAAGCGAAAGCGCGGTGCGCTCTACCCCGGCAGATACAAGTTCATCGGCCAATGCAAGCGCGTCAGCCGCATCAGCAGCGGTTCCGTCCGCACCCAGCTTGCGCGCGTGTTCGGGGTCGTAGCCAAGCGCCGGACCGCCGATCATGATTGCCAGTTTGGGATTGCAGGACACGCTTCTCATCGCCGTCAGCAGTTTCGGAACCTGCGCGATATAAAAGTCAGTGGTTACTGTCAATCCGAGGATATCAAAGGATGAAGATCCCAGTGTCTGCAGTATTTCGGACTGATCCGGCTCAACCAAAGTCTTCACATCCCAGCCAGCACGCTGAAAACATTCCGAAATAATCAAAGTACCCAGGCTGTGCTGGTCACCCGGCATGGTCGTGAACAGTGCACGGTGCGTCCGCAGCGTCCAGCCGACAGCAGGCGGGGCCCATACCGCTATGGTGCGCAAAAGCAGTTGCAGCCGCCAAAGCCCCATGGTGACATCGACAAAATCGCATTCGTCGCGGTTCCATTTGTCGCCGAGCTCGCGCGCGGTGGGGGCGATCAGCTGGATGAACAAAGTTTCCGGTGCAACCTGCCGGTCCAGATGGCCGATGATAATATCGGCCAGCGCGTTGACCTCATGCGCCAGAACCTGGTCGGCAAATGCGCGGATCGCCGCTTCGTCAAACAGCGGTGCCATGGTCGACAGGCGACTGGCGGCCGCCGCGCCGCGCTGATTGTCGTTGGATTGGGTTCCGGACGTTTCGCGGAACCCCTCGCCGCCTTCCGGCGCCCGCATGGCGGCAGTCACCATATGGGCTGGGGGGTCGACGGGGAAATGCGCCATGCGTGGATCATCCTGATGCACCATCAGCAGCCGGGGGATGATCTCATCCTCCACCAACCGACCGACATCGTCATTGGGCGCGTGACTAAAGAACCGGCCATGACCGGTCTGTTCGCCATCCCAGGGCGACGCCTTCTTGCGCAAACGCGCATTACGAAACAGCTCTGTCGTCGACCTGATTAAATCGATTCCAAAAACCGAGGCCATTCAGACTCTCCTGGTCTTGTCGGTGCAGGTGGCACCGGCCTCATGGCTGGAAACTTTCTACGCGCTTACCCTCGCCAGGCCATGATCCTACGCCTGTCCAGAAGGCCTGACAACCTAAGATTTGTCAAGCGAACTATACGTCAATTTAACTTGACACTTTTGCGGCGCGAGGCGTAGGTTTCCCTTCTTGAAACGGGAGGCGTTCAAACGCTCATGCCACTGGAAAATCAGCCTGGAACTGCGGAACACCGCAAGCTTGAGGGCGATCCGGTCGGCCGCAATCACCGGGCTGCGACGGTCTCGCTCTACACGCCTGAAGAACGCAAGCGCCGCGATTCGAGCGTCTGGACACTGGTCCAGGGCGTGCTCGCACCGGTCCAGTTTCTCGTTTTTCTGGTCAGCCTGGCTTTGGTGCTGCGTTATTTCGGGACAGGCGAGGGCGCATTTGCCGCCGATGCCTCGATCGTCGTCAAGACGCTGACGCTCTATACCATCATGATCACCGGCTCGATCTGGGAGAAGGTGGTGTTCGGCAAATGGCTGTTCGCCCCCGCTTTCTTCTGGGAAGACGTGTTCTCCATGCTCGTCCTGGCGCTGCACACCGCCTATCTGGTGATGCTGCTGGCCGGCATCGGCACGACCGGCCAGCGGCTGGGCGTCGCGCTGGCGGGCTATGCCGCCTATATCGTCAATGCCGCGCAGTTCCTCTGGAAGCTGCGCATGGCCAGGCTGCAGGGCGCTGAATCCGGCGAGTCGCAGCCGCGACTGGCGGTGGCACAATGATCGCCGCCGCACCGCCCCTTGCGGCTCAGGGCTGCGCTTCGGTGCCGGTGCTGCGCGAACGCGGCCAGCGCGAGGTCTTCTGCGGGCTGACCGGCATCGTCTGGCTGCACCGCAAGATGCCCGACGCCTTTTTCCTGGTGGTGGGATCGCGCACCTGCGCGCATCTGCTGCAATCGGCAGCCGGCGTGATGATCTTTGCCGAGCCGCGCTTTGCCACCGCGATCATCGAAGAACGCGACTTGGCCGGCCTTGCCGATGCCAATGAAGAGCTCGACCGCGTCGTGCGCCGCCTGCTGGCGCGCCGTCCCGAGATCCGCACCCTGTTCCTGGTCGGCAGCTGCCCGTCGGAAGTGATCAAGCTCGACCTGGCCCGCGCCGCGCAGCGGCTCGCCGGAGCGTTCCTGCCCGATGTGCGGATCGTCAACTATTCGGGCAGCGGCATCGAGACCACCTTCACCCAGGGCGAGGACGCCTGCCTGGCGTCACTGGTGCCGTTCATGCCCGCGCAGGCCGCCGATGCCGAGCCGCAGCTGCTGATCGTCGGCGCGCTGCCCGATATCGTCGAGGACCAGCTGCTGCGGCTGGTGCGCGATCTGGGCATCACCAATGTCGCCTGCCTGCCCGCACGCGAGTCGCGCGACCTGCCGGCCTTGGGACCGAACACGCGCTTCCTGCTCGCCCAGCCGTTTCTGGGCGACACCGCGCAGGCGCTGGAAGACCGCGGCGCCGTGCATCTGCCGGCACCCTTCCCGTTCGGCGCAGAGGGCACGACCGACTGGCTGCACGCCGCCGCGCGCGCCTTCGGCATCGATGAAATGCATTTCCGCAGCACCGTCGCGCCGGGCCGCGAACGCGCCAAGCGCGCGCTCGAGCACAGCCGGGCGCAGCTGGAAGGCAAGAGCATCTTCTTCCTGCCCGATTCGCAGCTCGAACTGCCGCTTGCGCGCTTCCTGCATACCGAGCTGGGCATGATCCCGGTCGAGGTCGGCACGCCCTATCTGCACCGCGCGCACATGGCGGCGGAACTGGCG harbors:
- a CDS encoding ferredoxin:protochlorophyllide reductase (ATP-dependent) subunit N; this translates as MIAAAPPLAAQGCASVPVLRERGQREVFCGLTGIVWLHRKMPDAFFLVVGSRTCAHLLQSAAGVMIFAEPRFATAIIEERDLAGLADANEELDRVVRRLLARRPEIRTLFLVGSCPSEVIKLDLARAAQRLAGAFLPDVRIVNYSGSGIETTFTQGEDACLASLVPFMPAQAADAEPQLLIVGALPDIVEDQLLRLVRDLGITNVACLPARESRDLPALGPNTRFLLAQPFLGDTAQALEDRGAVHLPAPFPFGAEGTTDWLHAAARAFGIDEMHFRSTVAPGRERAKRALEHSRAQLEGKSIFFLPDSQLELPLARFLHTELGMIPVEVGTPYLHRAHMAAELAQLPDTTVISEGQDVDRQLDRVRASRPDITVCGLGLANPLEAEGFTTKWAIELVFSPIHGFDQAGDLAELFARPLRRRDVLRV
- the bchF gene encoding 2-vinyl bacteriochlorophyllide hydratase is translated as MPLENQPGTAEHRKLEGDPVGRNHRAATVSLYTPEERKRRDSSVWTLVQGVLAPVQFLVFLVSLALVLRYFGTGEGAFAADASIVVKTLTLYTIMITGSIWEKVVFGKWLFAPAFFWEDVFSMLVLALHTAYLVMLLAGIGTTGQRLGVALAGYAAYIVNAAQFLWKLRMARLQGAESGESQPRLAVAQ
- a CDS encoding cobalamin B12-binding domain-containing protein, whose product is MASVFGIDLIRSTTELFRNARLRKKASPWDGEQTGHGRFFSHAPNDDVGRLVEDEIIPRLLMVHQDDPRMAHFPVDPPAHMVTAAMRAPEGGEGFRETSGTQSNDNQRGAAAASRLSTMAPLFDEAAIRAFADQVLAHEVNALADIIIGHLDRQVAPETLFIQLIAPTARELGDKWNRDECDFVDVTMGLWRLQLLLRTIAVWAPPAVGWTLRTHRALFTTMPGDQHSLGTLIISECFQRAGWDVKTLVEPDQSEILQTLGSSSFDILGLTVTTDFYIAQVPKLLTAMRSVSCNPKLAIMIGGPALGYDPEHARKLGADGTAADAADALALADELVSAGVERTALSL